The DNA sequence GACACAACAAAAAGGGCCCCCTGAAAAGGCGGTCTCTATGACCTCCTTCGCTTTAGCCGACGAAGTTAGCTGACGGGTAGGATGGCGAAAGAGTTTGAATCTCATCCCTTCTGCAATAGCAGAATTAACCCCTGTTGATTGGTTCCTCCGTTCTCGTTTCCGAGACTAGGCCGAATATTGAGTTGTTTGATTGCTGTTTACGAAAGCAATCGTACTCCTGCTCAAGGAAAATGTAAATCTTAAAAAAATGCCATATTTGGCTGTTTTTTTTGATATTGAGGATTTTTCTTTAGTTTTTCTCTTAAATGCTGACTAATTAGCTGTTTTTCGATGTTTTTTGAAATTCATATTTTTATTGACTTTAGCAGTGCCTCTCACTAACATAAACCTTGAAATTCGCTATAACTTTGAAAATCTCAGGGAGGAACTGGAATTGCAATCTTCTAAACGACGATTAGAGGCTGAATTAAGTGAAGCATTCATCAAGCTGCAAAGGGAGCTGATCGGCCGCGGGCCGCAGGAGACCAGGACATATATTGTGGAGGATATGGTCATTGCCAGATTCAAAGGTGTCCTGACCGTGGAAGAAAAGCACCTGGTTGAACATGAAACCGGCAGGCAGCTTGTCAAAAAGATGCGGCAGGTTCTAAGAGAAATGTACAGCACGAACATTGAGGAGATAGTCGAAAAACATACCAAATGCAAAGTCCTTTCAAGCCACAGTGACATCAGCACCAAAATGGGAGAACGCATGGAAGTGTTTGTGCTCGATAGAAACCTGGAAAAATGCCTTGAGTAAAAAAGTTGTATTTCTTTAAAAAAGAGAGCATTTTCGAGAAAAGTGGATTTTTCTAAAGAAATTCAATCCTAATTTCTTATTTTCCGGGTTTTTCCTTTATGCGAGTGGAGATTATCATAAATCCTAATTCTGACCTGATCCGCTGAATCCATACAGAACGGAGGACCCAACTGATTATTCCAGAATAATTATGGGGTGAAGCCGAAAGGCCGGGGGACTTCTGCCTTCCGAACCCGTCAGCTAACTTCGTAAGCGTTGCAGGAGAGAGGAGCGATATCCATCCAGCCTGATTACAATTAAATAGCACTGAAACGCTGAATCTTATTGAGCGGGGGAACCAACTTTTGACTGCATGCTGCAGTCTTGGGGTGAAGCCATGAATGGCAGGGAGACTCTTACCTTCCTAATCCGACAGCTAACTCCGTAAGCGTTGTTTAAGAGAGTGATCGTTGCCATACAAGCACACGTTTGTTTACCTGTGCCTAAGCTGCGGAGAATACTCTCCGCAGCTTTTTTAATTTTAGTAAAAGGGGATCGTGCCGATGACTCAGGTATCAGAGCAAAACAAAAATTATATTAAAATAAAAGAAGCCCAGAAAAAATATCATATAGAACTTCTTCATCTTCAATTTGTTGATTTAGAAGGAGCCCTTAAGCATGTGACCATTACCTTTGATCAGCTGGACGATGCCTTAGAGGGGAAAATCATGTTCGATGGCTCCTCCATACAAGGTTTCAGCCCTATCAACCAATCAGACTTATACCTTAAGCCGGACATAAACACTTTTTCCGTCATTCCATGGTCGATAGAAGAAGGATATAGTGAAGCCAGGCTTTTGTGCAGCGTGGCCAATCCTGATGGCACCCCATTCGAGGGTGACCCCCGCAATGTACTGAAGAGGACGGTAGAGAAAGCGGCAAGCTATGATTATTCAATCAGCATCGGTCCGGAACTGGAATTCTTTTTATTTGGGATGGATGAGAGTGGCAATCCTACGACAGTTCCTCAGGATAGCGGAGGATATTTCGAACCGGCCCATGACCTGGGTGAAAAAGTCCGCCTGGAAATCTACCGGACCTTAAAGGCCATGGGATTCAAGATTGAGGCCTCCCACCATGAGGTCGCAATGGGCCAGCATGAAATTAACTTTAAGTTCATGGATGTCCTGGCATCAGCCGACAATGCCACCACATATAAATGGATCGTGAAAAATATCGCCAAAAACTTCAACCTGCACGCCTCCTTCATGCCGAAGCCAGTCCAGGGATTGAACGGTTCCGGCATGCATGTGAATATTTCACTGTTTAAAGACGGGCAGAATGTATTTTTTAACGAAAATGATCCAAACGGACTCTCGGAAGATACTTATTATTTCATAAACGGCCTGATGAAAAACATTGCGACTCTTACAGCCATCACCAATCCGACAGTCAATTCCTATAAGAGGCTTGTCCCGGGGTTTGAAGCGCCTTGCTATATGGCCTGGTCCACATGCAACCGGTCGACCCTGATCAGAATTCCCTCATCACGGGGAGCCGCAACCAGAGTGGAAGCACGCCATCCCGATCCATGTGCAAACCCTTACCTGGCTTTTTCGGTGATTGCAGAAGCAGGGCTGGAAGGAATCCGATTAAAGCAAAGGCCTGCCGATCCCATTAATGAAGACATATACAGCATGCCCGAATCCAAAAGAGAATTACTCCGGATCAGCCACTTACCGGACAATCTGGAAACAGCACTCGATTTATTGGCAGACAGCCCTCTCGCAAGAAAAATTCTCGGCGATCACATTTTCAGGAAGTTCATTTCTCTAAAAAGAGCTGAGTGGAAGGAATACCGGAACACAGTGCACGACTGGGAGCTTAAGAGGTATCAGATGAAGTTTTGAAGATGTGGGGCCGGGGGGTCAGACCCCTTGGCCCAGTCTCAAAAAGAGCCAGGGGGTCTGGCCCCGTGGCTCTTTTTATGTAAAAAATTGGTGATTACGAGACTCCAATTGATTAAAATAAAAGATAGATTGAGAGCGGGGAGGAATCTGATATTAAATCGCTGATTGGGAGAATAATCTCAGCAACAGGCATACTGTTTTTCATTTCTTTGCCACTTACCATCTTTTTGGTCCTATTTTTGACTGTTATGTCCACAGACGCAGATGAAAAAGGGGCTATAACATTTAGCCTCCTGCTGCCGGCTGCCTATATCATCCTTGTTTTAATTTACATAGTCCTAGTTTCCCTTAAGCAATTTCTTTGGAACAAGTATCAGATAGGACAGAGAATACTTAATAACTGGGAAAAGTACAAAATTGTGATTATTATAGCAGGCATTATTTTAATCATGC is a window from the Bacillus infantis NRRL B-14911 genome containing:
- a CDS encoding Na-translocating system protein MpsC family protein; translated protein: MRYNFENLREELELQSSKRRLEAELSEAFIKLQRELIGRGPQETRTYIVEDMVIARFKGVLTVEEKHLVEHETGRQLVKKMRQVLREMYSTNIEEIVEKHTKCKVLSSHSDISTKMGERMEVFVLDRNLEKCLE
- the glnA gene encoding type I glutamate--ammonia ligase translates to MTQVSEQNKNYIKIKEAQKKYHIELLHLQFVDLEGALKHVTITFDQLDDALEGKIMFDGSSIQGFSPINQSDLYLKPDINTFSVIPWSIEEGYSEARLLCSVANPDGTPFEGDPRNVLKRTVEKAASYDYSISIGPELEFFLFGMDESGNPTTVPQDSGGYFEPAHDLGEKVRLEIYRTLKAMGFKIEASHHEVAMGQHEINFKFMDVLASADNATTYKWIVKNIAKNFNLHASFMPKPVQGLNGSGMHVNISLFKDGQNVFFNENDPNGLSEDTYYFINGLMKNIATLTAITNPTVNSYKRLVPGFEAPCYMAWSTCNRSTLIRIPSSRGAATRVEARHPDPCANPYLAFSVIAEAGLEGIRLKQRPADPINEDIYSMPESKRELLRISHLPDNLETALDLLADSPLARKILGDHIFRKFISLKRAEWKEYRNTVHDWELKRYQMKF